A window of the Lactuca sativa cultivar Salinas chromosome 7, Lsat_Salinas_v11, whole genome shotgun sequence genome harbors these coding sequences:
- the LOC111893351 gene encoding uncharacterized protein LOC111893351 isoform X2, with translation MILRSSFTSWMNRLLDCMGLCCFCCSKSRPVIAVDEPSKGLRIQGRTVTKPSLSDEFWSTTTCDLDHGAAIQSQKTTSSISISTSTHSLSHFGGTGSNIIEPEFINHGLLRWTQLRRQWVDHKKSKHRTKAQEPVLRKVTYESLLGTSKNFPRSIPLSEMVGFLVDIWEREGLNA, from the exons ATGATTTTGCGGAGTTCTTTCACCAGTTGGATGAATCGTTTACTTGATTGCATGGG TCTTTGCTGTTTCTGCTGTTCCAAATCGAGGCCAGTTATTGCTGTCGATGAACCATCAAAGGGGCTTAGAATTCAAGGACGAACAGTGACAAAACCTAGTCTCTCAGATGAGTTTTGGAGCACAACCACATGCGATTTAGATCATGGTGCTGCAATTCAGTCGCAGAAAACCACTTCATCTATCAGTATCAGTACATCGACTCATAGTCTCAGCCACTTTGGTGGCACTGGAAGCAACATCATCGAGCCTGAATTCATAAATCATG GACTACTTCGGTGGACTCAATTGAGACGTCAATGGGTTGACCATAAAAAGTCAAAGCACAGAACAAAAGCTCAAGAACCCGTTTTAAG GAAGGTGACATACGAAAGCTTACTTGGCACTAGCAAAAACTTCCCTCGGTCCATTCCTCTATCC GAAATGGTTGGATTCTTGGTGGACATATGGGAGCGCGAAGGGTTGAATGCGTAA
- the LOC111893351 gene encoding uncharacterized protein LOC111893351 isoform X1: MILRSSFTSWMNRLLDCMGLCCFCCSKSRPVIAVDEPSKGLRIQGRTVTKPSLSDEFWSTTTCDLDHGAAIQSQKTTSSISISTSTHSLSHFGGTGSNIIEPEFINHGLLRWTQLRRQWVDHKKSKHRTKAQEPVLRRKVTYESLLGTSKNFPRSIPLSEMVGFLVDIWEREGLNA, encoded by the exons ATGATTTTGCGGAGTTCTTTCACCAGTTGGATGAATCGTTTACTTGATTGCATGGG TCTTTGCTGTTTCTGCTGTTCCAAATCGAGGCCAGTTATTGCTGTCGATGAACCATCAAAGGGGCTTAGAATTCAAGGACGAACAGTGACAAAACCTAGTCTCTCAGATGAGTTTTGGAGCACAACCACATGCGATTTAGATCATGGTGCTGCAATTCAGTCGCAGAAAACCACTTCATCTATCAGTATCAGTACATCGACTCATAGTCTCAGCCACTTTGGTGGCACTGGAAGCAACATCATCGAGCCTGAATTCATAAATCATG GACTACTTCGGTGGACTCAATTGAGACGTCAATGGGTTGACCATAAAAAGTCAAAGCACAGAACAAAAGCTCAAGAACCCGTTTTAAG AAGGAAGGTGACATACGAAAGCTTACTTGGCACTAGCAAAAACTTCCCTCGGTCCATTCCTCTATCC GAAATGGTTGGATTCTTGGTGGACATATGGGAGCGCGAAGGGTTGAATGCGTAA